The Babylonia areolata isolate BAREFJ2019XMU chromosome 22, ASM4173473v1, whole genome shotgun sequence genome contains a region encoding:
- the LOC143296997 gene encoding uncharacterized protein LOC143296997, whose amino-acid sequence MEEPQQTEQEDPTAAPPSPPPSSAARGQNSPRETNGDQGEKNGVGEERTHHPPPAAPQEKPDSGMQDASGGKQEHARADIRARKTSLTSTADGSMAGHDGYNCGQQGLQPDEDMRCCVIM is encoded by the coding sequence ATGGAGGAACCTCAGCAGACAGAACAGGAGGATCCCACTGcagccccaccatcaccaccaccctcatctgcTGCCAGAGGCCAAAACAGCCCAAGAGAGACAAACGGTGACCAAGGGGAGAAAAACGGTGTTGGCGAGGAGAggacccaccacccccctcctgcaGCTCCACAGGAGAAGCCAGACAGCGGCATGCAGGATGCCAGTGGTGGGAAGCAGGAACACGCCAGAGCTGACATCCGTGCCAGAAAGACGTCACTGACCAGCACCGCTGACGGCTCCATGGCTGGTCACGATGGGTACAACTGTGGCCAACAGGGTCTTCAGCCTGATGAGGATATGCGTTGTTGTGTCATAATGTAG